One stretch of Firmicutes bacterium CAG:345 DNA includes these proteins:
- a CDS encoding endo-1 4-beta-xylanase (product inferred by homology to UniProt), translated as MKYQEIYLKDINNAIKTEAKLCCYIPDNFQEYCQNRKRRAMLIIPGGAYTFVSEREAEPIALRLIGEDIASFVLKYTVGPYKDEKVPLLEAYTAILYIRQNAEIFHLDENKIGAIGFSAGGHFASCLPLYSEEYLEILGCNKEDLKIDIAVLSYPVISMKKELTHLETRYNRTLEDEKLVRKYSIENYINEDYPPTFIWCTAEDKLVPPLNSLILAQKLLENKVEVELHMYPHGVHGLALANEITNVVEKDVQNWIIDAIRFIKNH; from the coding sequence ATGAAATATCAAGAAATATATTTAAAAGATATCAATAATGCTATTAAAACAGAAGCTAAGTTATGCTGTTATATCCCTGATAATTTTCAAGAATATTGCCAAAACAGAAAAAGAAGAGCAATGTTAATTATTCCCGGTGGTGCATATACTTTTGTCTCTGAAAGAGAAGCAGAACCAATCGCCTTAAGACTTATCGGAGAAGATATTGCATCATTTGTTTTAAAATATACTGTCGGTCCTTATAAAGATGAGAAAGTTCCACTTTTAGAAGCGTATACAGCAATTTTATATATAAGACAAAATGCTGAAATTTTCCATCTTGATGAAAATAAAATCGGTGCTATTGGGTTTTCAGCTGGTGGTCATTTTGCTTCTTGTTTGCCTTTATATTCTGAAGAATATCTGGAAATATTAGGATGCAATAAAGAAGACTTAAAAATTGATATAGCAGTTCTTTCTTATCCGGTTATTTCGATGAAAAAAGAACTTACACATCTAGAGACAAGATATAATAGAACACTCGAAGATGAAAAACTTGTTAGAAAATATTCTATAGAAAATTATATAAACGAAGATTATCCACCGACATTTATCTGGTGTACAGCTGAGGATAAATTAGTTCCACCTCTAAATTCTTTGATATTAGCGCAGAAGCTGCTTGAAAATAAAGTTGAAGTAGAATTGCATATGTATCCTCATGGTGTCCACGGATTAGCCTTAGCTAATGAAATTACAAATGTTGTGGAAAAAGATGTTCAAAATTGGATAATTGATGCGATAAGATTTATCAAAAACCATTAA